The Corylus avellana chromosome ca8, CavTom2PMs-1.0 genome has a segment encoding these proteins:
- the LOC132190599 gene encoding deSI-like protein At4g17486, with protein MLCRMVLLTKKKKKGAVPVYLNVYDLTPMNGYAYWLGLGVYHSGVQVHGVEYGFGAHEHPTSGIFEVEPKHCPGFTFRKSILIGRTDLGPKEVRTFMEKLAEDYCGNTYHLITKNCNHFCNDVCVKLTRKPIPNWVNRLARLGSFCNCVLPANVSETKVRQVKSGDRVYEGDKKKLRSQSSRFPTSTNRPPPSLSSCPPSAAIKSTSRQRRSLPPCLSMIDSAPATTLTLKL; from the exons ATGTTGTGTAGAATGGTGTTGttgacaaagaagaagaagaaaggagcaGTGCCGGTTTATCTCAATGTGTACGATCTCACGCCGATGAATGGCTACGCCTACTGGCTCGGCCTTGGGGTCTACCATTCTGGCGTGCAAG TTCATGGTGTTGAATACGGGTTTGGAGCACATGAGCACCCGACATCAGGAATTTTTGAAGTGGAACCAAAACATTGTCCTGGTTTCACATTCAGGAAATCGATTTTGATAGGAAGAACTGATCTAGGTCCCAAAGAGGTCCGTACCTTTATGGAGAAATTAGCTGAAGATTACTGTGGAAACACTTACCATCTTATTACGAAGAACTGCAACCACTTCTGCAACGATGTGTGTGTCAAATTGACCCGGAAACCTATTCCTAATTGGGTCAACCGACTTGCTCGACTTG GTTCTTTCTGCAATTGTGTCCTTCCAGCTAATGTCAGTGAGACAAAAGTTCGGCAAGTTAAATCAGGAGATAGGGTTTATGAAGGAGATAAGAAGAAATTGAGGAGCCAGTCAAGTAGGTTCCCAACTTCTACTAATCGTCCACCTCCTTCATTATCTTCTTGTCCTCCAAGTGCTGCAATCAAAAGTACTAGTAGACAAAGACGTTCTCTCCCTCCATGTTTGTCTATGATTGATTCTGCTCCAGCCACAACCTTGACTTTAAAGCTGTAA
- the LOC132190008 gene encoding uncharacterized protein LOC132190008, with protein MSPQSSPFPSCFRPSPTTNDDHHHHAPPPQPPPVSGNANLTTCLYHTHIGLFSLTWSRSLLTHSLNLNLLHDHHHPFESPPPLSSSSFSSSSSSPYSFQLHIAPFIFWKKHGSKKLNSNTQIFWDLTKAKFRSGGPEPHSGFYIAVVVDGEIALLVGDCTKEAYAKTKAQKPKSSQLLVLKREHVFANKIYTTRARIGGKTREIRIDCGYNDDTRLCFFVDNKKVLQIKRIKWKFRGNEKIEVDGVPVQISWDVYNWLFEKDNDDGRAVFMFRFEEDEKEKEKEADSLSEKNGMALCAQQSWSTGLSRIEWRKMRKSLSSSSVSMSSSAGSSGGSSVMDWATTEESELVGPSGFSLVVYAWKR; from the coding sequence atgtCTCCCCAGTCCTCCCCCTTCCCCTCCTGCTTCCGCCCATCCCCCACCACCAATGACGATCACCACCACCACGCTCCACCGCCGCAGCCGCCGCCCGTCTCCGGCAACGCCAACCTCACCACCTGTCTCTACCACACTCACATCGGCCTCTTCTCCCTCACCTGGTCTCGCTCCCTTCTCACCCACTCCCTCAACCTTAATCTCCTCCACGACCACCACCACCCATTTGAATCTCCTCCTccgctttcttcttcttctttttcttcttcttcttcttccccatATTCTTTCCAGCTCCACATCGCCCCCTTCATTTTCTGGAAAAAGCACGGATCCAAAAAGCTCAACTCCAACACCCAAATCTTTTGGGACCTGACAAAAGCCAAGTTCCGGTCCGGCGGGCCTGAGCCCCATTCCGGCTTCTACATCGCCGTAGTTGTCGACGGCGAAATCGCGCTTCTCGTCGGCGACTGCACTAAAGAAGCCTACGCCAAAACCAAAGCCCAGAAGCCAAAAAGTTCCCAGCTTCTCGTCCTGAAAAGAGAGCATGTCTTCGCCAACAAAATCTACACCACGAGAGCAAGAATCGGAGGAAAAACGAGGGAAATACGGATTGATTGCGGGTACAATGACGACACCAGGCTCTGTTTCTTCGTCGACAACAAAAAGGTCCTGCAGATAAAGCGCATAAAGTGGAAATTCAGAGGCAACGAGAAAATCGAAGTCGATGGGGTTCCCGTGCAGATCTCGTGGGACGTCTACAACTGGTTGTTCGAGAAAGACAACGACGACGGGCGCGCCGTTTTCATGTTCAGGTTCGAAGAAGacgaaaaagagaaagagaaggaggcGGATTCTTTGAGCGAGAAAAACGGGATGGCTTTGTGCGCGCAACAGAGCTGGAGTACTGGGTTGAGCAGGATCGAATGGAGGAAGATGAGGAAGAGCTTGTCGTCGTCGTCGGTTTCCATGTCGTCGTCGGCGGGGTCTTCCGGAGGAAGCTCCGTGATGGACTGGGCCACCACGGAGGAGAGTGAGTTGGTGGGCCCATCTGGGTTTTCTCTGGTGGTTTATGCTTGGAAGAGGTGA